A part of Cyanobacteria bacterium GSL.Bin1 genomic DNA contains:
- the hflB gene encoding ATP-dependent zinc metalloprotease FtsH has translation MNNKNNNNKKWRNAGLYALLAIVVIALATAFLDQEPQTQATWRYSEFVNRVENGNVESVRLNSERSKAIATAQDGQQVQVNLPNDPQLIDILTENNVDISVQPENDDGFLFRALSSLFFPILLLVGLFFLLRRAQGGPGSQAMNFGKSKAKVQMEPQTNVTFNDVAGIEQAKLELTELVDFLKNAERFTDVGAKIPKGALLVGPPGTGKTLLARAVAGEAGVPFFSISGSEFVEMFVGVGASRVRDLFEQAKSNAPCIIFIDEIDAVGRQRGAGLGGGNDEREQTLNQLLTEMDGFESNTGIIIIAATNRPDVLDQALMRPGRFDRQIVVDRPDYAGRLEIMQVHARGKTLAKDVDLEKIARRTPGFTGADLENLLNEAAILAARRNLTEISMDEVNDAIDRVLAGPEKKDRVMSEKRKALVAYHEAGHALVGALMPDYDPVQKISIIPRGAAGGLTWFTPSEERLDSGLYSRSYLQNQMAVALGGRIAEEIIFGDDEVTTGASNDLQQVARVARQMVTSLGMSDRLGPVALGRQNGNVFMGRDIASDRDFSDETAAAIDEEVRNLVEQAYRRCKDVLVSNRHILDELAQALIERETVDAEELQRMLNENEVKMATIA, from the coding sequence GTGAATAACAAAAATAATAATAATAAAAAATGGCGCAATGCAGGGCTATATGCACTACTGGCAATTGTAGTGATTGCTCTGGCCACTGCGTTCTTGGATCAAGAGCCACAAACTCAAGCCACGTGGCGCTATAGTGAATTTGTGAATCGGGTGGAAAACGGTAACGTGGAAAGTGTCCGCCTCAACAGCGAGCGGTCCAAAGCGATTGCAACGGCACAAGATGGACAACAAGTCCAGGTTAACTTACCGAATGATCCGCAATTGATCGACATTCTGACCGAAAATAATGTTGATATTTCGGTACAGCCAGAAAATGATGATGGCTTCCTATTCCGCGCTCTCAGCAGCCTCTTCTTCCCCATTCTCTTGTTAGTGGGATTATTCTTCTTACTGCGTCGGGCGCAAGGCGGCCCGGGTTCACAAGCGATGAACTTTGGGAAATCCAAAGCAAAAGTGCAAATGGAACCGCAAACCAATGTCACCTTTAATGACGTAGCAGGAATTGAACAAGCCAAATTAGAGTTAACTGAGTTGGTGGACTTCCTGAAAAATGCAGAACGCTTCACCGATGTTGGTGCAAAAATTCCCAAAGGTGCATTGTTAGTCGGTCCTCCAGGAACGGGTAAAACCCTTTTAGCCCGTGCTGTTGCTGGAGAAGCAGGCGTTCCTTTCTTCTCCATCTCCGGTTCTGAATTCGTCGAAATGTTTGTCGGTGTTGGTGCGTCTCGCGTTCGCGACTTGTTTGAACAAGCGAAATCGAATGCCCCTTGCATCATCTTCATTGATGAGATTGATGCCGTTGGTCGTCAGCGTGGTGCTGGCTTAGGCGGTGGTAACGATGAACGGGAACAAACCCTCAACCAGTTACTCACCGAAATGGATGGTTTTGAAAGTAATACGGGCATTATCATTATTGCTGCGACAAACCGTCCTGATGTGTTAGACCAAGCGCTAATGCGTCCGGGTCGTTTCGACCGTCAAATTGTGGTGGATCGCCCTGACTATGCAGGACGTTTGGAAATTATGCAAGTCCATGCCCGTGGCAAAACCTTAGCCAAAGATGTGGACTTAGAAAAAATTGCTCGTCGCACCCCTGGCTTCACCGGTGCAGACTTAGAAAACTTGCTGAACGAAGCGGCAATTTTAGCTGCCCGTCGTAACCTCACAGAAATTTCCATGGATGAGGTGAATGACGCCATTGATCGCGTTCTCGCCGGTCCGGAGAAGAAAGACCGCGTAATGAGCGAAAAACGCAAAGCATTAGTAGCTTATCACGAAGCGGGTCACGCCTTAGTCGGTGCGTTAATGCCTGATTATGACCCAGTCCAGAAAATTAGCATTATCCCCCGTGGGGCTGCCGGTGGTTTAACCTGGTTTACGCCCAGTGAAGAACGCTTAGACTCTGGACTCTATTCCCGTTCTTACCTGCAAAACCAAATGGCAGTTGCCTTAGGGGGTCGCATCGCTGAAGAAATCATCTTTGGTGATGATGAAGTGACCACTGGTGCTTCCAATGACTTACAGCAAGTCGCGCGAGTTGCCCGCCAAATGGTGACTAGCCTGGGTATGAGTGATCGATTAGGTCCGGTTGCCCTCGGTCGCCAAAATGGTAACGTCTTTATGGGACGAGATATTGCCTCTGATCGCGATTTCTCTGATGAAACAGCAGCAGCGATTGATGAGGAAGTTCGCAACCTGGTTGAACAAGCCTATCGTCGTTGCAAAGATGTTCTGGTGTCTAACCGTCACATCTTGGATGAGTTGGCACAAGCCTTAATTGAGCGTGAAACCGTTGATGCTGAAGAATTACAACGGATGCTCAATGAAAATGAAGTGAAAATGGCAACAATTGCGTAA
- a CDS encoding TrkA family potassium uptake protein, with protein MDIRASLKIFNQLRHQPKEFAVIGLGRFGQAVCGELRKLGCEVLGSDRDEKLVNQVLTDKIVSHAIELDATEPAALKEAGIFEFEVVIIAIGDYVQESIITTLNVKENGVKYVVAKASSHIHGKLLKRVGADRVVFPERDAGYDLAHALAQPAILEKFELDPEHSIVDIQIPKVFDGRTLAELELRNRYGLNVIAVKYGEKFEINPTPNYRLIKGSQMIVVGSNQDIKRLPTDSNQQHIQSDEAGELEQGI; from the coding sequence GTGGATATTAGAGCGTCTTTGAAAATATTCAACCAGCTTCGCCATCAACCCAAAGAATTTGCAGTAATTGGTTTAGGACGTTTTGGTCAAGCCGTTTGTGGAGAATTGCGGAAATTAGGCTGTGAGGTTTTAGGCAGCGATCGCGATGAAAAATTAGTTAATCAAGTTTTAACCGATAAAATTGTTTCTCACGCCATTGAATTAGATGCAACCGAACCAGCAGCTCTAAAAGAAGCAGGAATTTTTGAGTTTGAAGTGGTGATTATTGCCATTGGCGACTATGTGCAAGAAAGTATTATCACCACCCTCAATGTCAAAGAAAATGGGGTGAAATACGTGGTTGCTAAAGCTTCCTCTCATATTCATGGCAAATTGCTAAAACGAGTCGGGGCAGATCGGGTGGTGTTTCCCGAACGAGATGCGGGATACGATTTAGCCCATGCCCTTGCCCAACCGGCAATTTTAGAGAAGTTTGAACTGGATCCTGAACATAGTATTGTTGATATCCAAATTCCGAAAGTCTTTGATGGACGAACCTTAGCGGAGTTGGAATTGAGAAATCGTTATGGGTTGAATGTGATTGCAGTGAAGTATGGGGAAAAATTTGAAATTAATCCTACCCCCAATTACCGATTAATTAAAGGATCGCAAATGATCGTTGTTGGGTCGAACCAGGATATTAAACGTTTACCCACTGACTCTAACCAGCAGCACATCCAATCCGATGAAGCGGGGGAATTGGAGCAAGGCATATAA
- a CDS encoding ATPase, with translation MSIARTICLGFIAVILVGTLLLLLPFTTADGTWNHPVTALFTATSAVCVTGLAVVDTGTYFSFWGQLVILLLIQVGGLGYMTTNTFLLFLIRKKFDFRQKVAIQESFDRPFLLGSTNLLMSIVATTILFELTGFFFLLPLFAEEANPVWLALFHSISAWNNAGFSLFSNSLMDYRSSLLANIVIPVLVIFGGLGYQAVFEIFIWLRQQFKQIIFGKNTEAFSFSLNSKIVTNTTIILLVFSTVAFFFTDFSNNNIFGYFSFKERLLGAWFQAVTTRTAGFNTVPIEAMTDAGLFITIAFMVIGASPSGTGGGLKTTTLRILINSTISTLQGKTDVIIYKRRVPVNLILKALGVLCASVTLLSIVTALIAITDPELSFIQILFEVCSAFATVGLSTGITGSLSALGKLIIVVTMYIGRVGVLIVINTLVRESRPSAIQYPEENLLVG, from the coding sequence ATGAGTATTGCTCGAACCATTTGTCTTGGTTTTATTGCTGTTATTTTAGTTGGCACTCTTTTATTACTTTTACCATTTACCACTGCGGATGGGACTTGGAATCATCCGGTTACTGCTTTATTCACTGCTACTTCTGCGGTTTGTGTGACCGGGTTAGCGGTTGTCGATACCGGAACTTACTTTTCTTTTTGGGGACAATTGGTCATTTTATTATTGATTCAAGTAGGAGGTTTAGGTTATATGACCACCAACACCTTCCTTTTATTTTTGATTCGGAAAAAATTTGACTTCCGACAAAAAGTAGCAATTCAAGAATCTTTTGATCGTCCATTTCTTTTAGGTAGTACTAATCTATTAATGTCCATTGTTGCGACAACAATTCTGTTTGAACTCACAGGCTTTTTTTTCCTCCTGCCTTTATTTGCGGAAGAAGCGAATCCGGTTTGGCTAGCTTTGTTTCATAGTATCAGTGCTTGGAATAATGCTGGATTTAGTTTATTTAGCAATAGCTTAATGGACTATCGTTCTTCTCTGCTTGCTAATATTGTTATTCCCGTATTAGTGATTTTTGGTGGCTTAGGATATCAAGCCGTATTTGAAATTTTTATTTGGTTACGACAACAATTCAAGCAAATAATATTTGGTAAAAATACAGAAGCATTTAGCTTTTCTCTGAATTCAAAGATTGTTACGAATACAACAATTATTTTACTTGTCTTTAGTACCGTTGCCTTTTTCTTCACTGATTTTAGTAATAATAATATTTTTGGTTACTTTTCCTTCAAAGAACGTTTACTAGGGGCTTGGTTTCAAGCAGTCACTACCCGTACAGCAGGGTTTAATACCGTTCCCATTGAAGCGATGACCGATGCTGGCTTATTTATTACCATTGCTTTTATGGTAATTGGTGCCAGCCCTAGTGGCACCGGTGGGGGGCTAAAAACGACAACCTTACGAATTCTAATTAATTCTACAATCTCGACCTTACAAGGAAAAACAGATGTTATTATTTACAAACGCCGCGTGCCGGTTAACTTAATTTTAAAAGCCTTAGGCGTGTTATGTGCATCTGTCACTTTATTGAGTATTGTTACTGCTTTAATTGCTATTACCGACCCCGAACTCAGCTTTATTCAAATTTTATTTGAAGTCTGTTCTGCCTTTGCTACCGTTGGGCTTTCCACTGGCATTACCGGGAGTTTATCAGCTTTAGGAAAGCTGATTATTGTAGTAACGATGTATATTGGAAGAGTCGGGGTTTTAATTGTTATTAATACGCTGGTGCGAGAATCTCGACCCAGTGCCATTCAGTATCCCGAAGAAAATCTCTTAGTTGGGTAA
- the folB gene encoding dihydroneopterin aldolase, producing MDTIKIENIRCYGYTGFLPEEQVLGQWFEVNLTLGVDLAAAGESDAIADTLDYRSAIAKVKHLIETQKFALIEKLAHAIAQSILELDLVQQVGVELTKPAPPIPHFSGKITVAITREKTESDEHSN from the coding sequence ATGGACACAATCAAAATTGAGAATATCCGCTGCTATGGTTACACTGGTTTTTTACCAGAAGAACAAGTGTTGGGACAATGGTTTGAAGTCAATTTGACACTAGGTGTTGATTTAGCTGCCGCGGGAGAGAGTGACGCGATCGCGGATACTTTAGATTACCGAAGCGCCATTGCGAAAGTCAAACACCTCATTGAAACCCAAAAATTTGCTTTAATTGAAAAACTTGCCCACGCGATCGCGCAATCTATTTTAGAACTTGATCTCGTCCAACAGGTAGGGGTAGAACTGACTAAACCCGCCCCTCCCATTCCCCATTTCTCTGGGAAAATTACAGTTGCCATTACTCGTGAAAAGACTGAGAGTGATGAGCACTCAAACTAG